A stretch of Fusobacterium perfoetens DNA encodes these proteins:
- a CDS encoding tryptophanase, with protein MAVKYIPEPFRIKMVEPIKMLTREERIEKIKEAKYNLFNLKGEDVYIDLLTDSGTNAMSDKQWAGVMRGDEAYAGASSYYKLVEAGKDIFEYGFIQPVHQGRAAEKVLFPTFLSTGKVAISNMFFDTTRAHVILAGARPIDCVIEAAKNPSLRCKFKGNMDVEKMERIILEKGPENVGLVVMTVTNNSAGGQPVSMANIRETAAVCKKYNIPFNIDAARYAENAFFIKRDEEGYQDKSIKEIVREMFSYADMFTMSAKKDTIVNMGGLIGIKDAESPLILKIKANCISYEGFFTYGGLGGRDLEALAIGLYEGIDENYLKYRNGQMEYLASRLDDAGIAYQAPIGGHGAFVDAKAMFPQIPYNEYPGQVLAIELYIEAGIRTCDIGSYMLGNDPDTGEQLKADFEFTRLAIPRRVYTQSHFDIMADAIIAVSKRAHEIKHGYKITWEPPILRHFQASLAPVEE; from the coding sequence ATGGCAGTAAAGTATATCCCAGAACCATTTAGAATTAAGATGGTAGAACCTATTAAAATGTTAACTAGAGAGGAAAGAATTGAGAAAATTAAAGAAGCTAAATACAATCTTTTCAATCTTAAAGGTGAAGATGTTTACATTGACCTTCTAACTGACTCTGGAACAAATGCAATGAGTGACAAACAATGGGCAGGAGTTATGCGTGGAGACGAAGCTTACGCAGGAGCATCAAGTTATTATAAATTAGTTGAAGCTGGAAAAGATATATTTGAATATGGATTTATCCAACCAGTTCACCAAGGAAGAGCAGCTGAAAAAGTTCTTTTCCCTACTTTCTTAAGCACAGGTAAAGTAGCTATCTCTAACATGTTCTTTGACACTACTCGTGCTCACGTTATATTAGCAGGAGCAAGACCTATAGACTGTGTTATTGAAGCAGCTAAAAATCCATCTCTTCGTTGCAAATTTAAAGGAAACATGGACGTAGAAAAAATGGAAAGAATAATCCTTGAAAAAGGACCTGAAAATGTTGGACTTGTTGTTATGACAGTTACTAACAACTCTGCAGGTGGACAACCAGTTTCTATGGCAAACATCAGAGAAACAGCTGCTGTATGTAAAAAATACAACATTCCTTTCAATATAGACGCTGCTCGTTATGCAGAAAATGCTTTCTTCATTAAGAGAGATGAAGAAGGATACCAAGACAAATCAATAAAAGAAATAGTAAGAGAAATGTTCAGCTATGCTGATATGTTTACTATGTCTGCTAAAAAAGATACTATAGTTAATATGGGAGGTCTTATCGGTATTAAAGATGCTGAAAGCCCATTAATCCTTAAAATAAAAGCTAACTGTATTTCTTACGAAGGATTCTTCACTTATGGAGGACTTGGAGGAAGAGACCTAGAAGCTCTTGCTATAGGACTTTATGAAGGTATAGATGAAAACTACTTAAAATACAGAAATGGACAAATGGAATACTTAGCATCTAGATTAGATGATGCTGGTATCGCTTACCAAGCACCTATCGGAGGACACGGAGCATTCGTTGATGCGAAAGCTATGTTCCCTCAAATCCCTTACAATGAATATCCAGGACAAGTTCTTGCAATAGAATTATATATTGAAGCTGGAATTAGAACTTGTGACATCGGATCTTATATGTTAGGAAACGATCCTGATACTGGTGAACAATTAAAAGCTGACTTTGAATTTACTCGTCTTGCAATTCCAAGAAGAGTTTACACTCAATCTCACTTTGACATAATGGCTGACGCTATTATAGCTGTAAGTAAGAGAGCACACGAAATTAAACATGGTTACAAAATTACTTGGGAACCACCTATTCTTCGTCACTTCCAAGCATCTCTTGCTCCAGTAGAAGAATAA
- a CDS encoding MarC family protein: MFFHNVIADALTLIAILNPFGNVPLFVSMSDGMDREVRAKLFKTIALTGFCIMLIFGFVGEFLMKNLYKIEMKELRIAGGFLLAGLAFRNILFPPKKAKDNDLLSMTPEEQVKQGVIPMAFPMMVGPGSLATMLIVKSQTGMVQSTLSLIIAFSVIGFILYIGTFLEKLLGKLVLYILSRVMQVFIMSIGVRIFISGVLDVIAKNR; this comes from the coding sequence ATGTTTTTTCACAATGTAATAGCTGATGCTCTGACTTTAATTGCTATCCTTAACCCATTCGGAAATGTTCCTCTTTTTGTAAGCATGAGTGATGGAATGGACAGGGAAGTTCGTGCAAAACTTTTTAAAACGATAGCACTTACTGGTTTCTGTATTATGCTTATTTTTGGTTTTGTTGGAGAGTTTCTTATGAAAAATCTTTATAAAATAGAGATGAAGGAACTTAGAATAGCTGGAGGATTTCTTCTTGCAGGTCTTGCTTTCAGAAACATTCTGTTTCCACCTAAAAAAGCAAAAGATAATGATCTGCTTTCAATGACACCTGAAGAACAGGTTAAACAAGGTGTTATTCCTATGGCTTTTCCAATGATGGTAGGGCCCGGAAGTCTTGCAACAATGCTTATTGTAAAATCTCAGACAGGAATGGTTCAAAGTACTCTTTCACTTATAATAGCATTTTCTGTTATTGGATTTATCCTTTATATAGGTACTTTTCTTGAAAAACTTCTTGGAAAACTTGTTCTTTATATTCTTTCAAGAGTCATGCAGGTATTTATAATGTCAATAGGAGTAAGAATTTTTATATCAGGAGTTCTTGATGTAATTGCTAAAAACAGATAA
- the rodA gene encoding rod shape-determining protein RodA produces MGLLDRRSINTAVKKFKKMDHTLILKIFLIITLSLTAVYTATAHRTLSFFKKELIWTALGVSVYFTVSLIDYRKYAKYYKFIYAVNILMLVAVYIFGDEAKGAKRWIDLGVISVQPSEFAKLFLVLSFAEVLILNYGKSFRGLKDMFFSGLHVLPIFLLVLNQPDLGTSLVLIFIYLVMIFIHGIDWKTIWQLAILGAASIPAAYFFLLKDYQRTRIQTFLNPEADLMNSGWNVVQSKIAIGSGGMFGKGFLQGTQSKLRFLPESHTDFIGSVFLEERGFVGGVLLIVLYLALIMNIIKIGDVSEDRYGKLICYGIASIFFFHVVINVGMIMGVMPVTGLPLLFMSYGGSSFVFGFLMLGIVHSVKIHKF; encoded by the coding sequence ATGGGATTATTAGACAGAAGAAGCATAAATACAGCAGTAAAAAAATTTAAAAAGATGGATCATACCCTTATATTAAAAATATTTTTAATAATAACTTTAAGTCTTACTGCTGTTTATACAGCTACAGCTCATAGAACACTTTCTTTTTTTAAGAAAGAGCTTATATGGACAGCTCTGGGAGTGAGTGTATATTTTACAGTTTCTCTTATAGATTATAGAAAATATGCAAAATATTATAAATTTATCTATGCAGTAAATATTTTAATGCTTGTTGCTGTTTATATATTTGGAGACGAGGCAAAGGGAGCTAAAAGATGGATAGATCTTGGAGTTATAAGTGTTCAGCCTTCTGAATTTGCAAAACTTTTTCTTGTTCTTTCTTTTGCTGAAGTTCTTATATTAAATTATGGAAAAAGTTTCAGAGGACTAAAGGATATGTTTTTCTCAGGGCTTCATGTGCTTCCAATATTTCTTTTGGTTCTTAATCAGCCAGATCTTGGAACATCACTTGTTCTTATATTCATATATCTTGTGATGATTTTTATTCATGGAATAGACTGGAAAACAATATGGCAGCTTGCAATTTTAGGAGCAGCAAGTATTCCAGCAGCATATTTTTTTCTGCTTAAAGATTATCAGAGAACAAGAATTCAGACATTTTTAAATCCAGAAGCAGATCTTATGAACAGTGGATGGAATGTTGTACAATCAAAAATTGCAATAGGTTCAGGAGGAATGTTTGGAAAAGGATTCCTTCAGGGGACACAGAGCAAATTAAGATTTCTTCCTGAATCTCATACTGACTTTATTGGTTCTGTTTTTCTTGAAGAGAGAGGATTTGTAGGAGGAGTTCTTCTTATTGTTCTTTATCTTGCTCTTATAATGAATATTATAAAAATAGGGGATGTTTCAGAAGACAGATATGGAAAATTAATATGTTATGGAATAGCAAGTATTTTCTTTTTCCATGTTGTAATAAATGTGGGAATGATTATGGGAGTAATGCCTGTTACAGGTCTTCCACTTCTTTTTATGAGTTATGGAGGAAGTTCATTTGTTTTCGGATTTTTAATGCTTGGAATAGTTCACAGTGTAAAAATACATAAGTTTTAG
- a CDS encoding M16 family metallopeptidase has product MSIRIEKLKNGIPVLMDKIDGINSVTFGIFVKTGAKNELNGEEGISHLLEHMMFKGTKTKSAKDISEIIDNEGGIINAYTGKENTVYYVQMLSNKLKEGIEILTDMFLNSTFSEENLEKEKNVVIEEIRMYDDIPEEIVHDRNTALVIEGVQGNTVLGTEESIKGITREKLVKYFKDQYRPENIVISIAGNFSFEDISELLNEGLGKIENILPERKYDGAMKIKSIENKINKDTNQVHICFNTMGCSLTSDIRYEVAIISNTLAGNMSSRLFQKIREDRGLAYSVFSYTSSFEEGGLFTVYAGTTKKDYKEVIEIIEKEFDDVRENGITEYELQKSKNQFLSAVTFGLESSKGRMNRMANSYLLYKEIKDLDEILEQIEKITVEDIKKAAQNMFDKKYYSKTILGNI; this is encoded by the coding sequence ATGAGTATCAGAATAGAAAAACTTAAGAATGGAATTCCTGTTCTTATGGATAAAATAGATGGAATAAACAGTGTGACTTTTGGAATCTTTGTTAAGACAGGAGCTAAAAATGAACTTAACGGAGAAGAAGGAATATCTCATCTTCTTGAGCATATGATGTTTAAGGGGACAAAGACAAAAAGTGCAAAGGATATTTCTGAAATAATAGACAATGAAGGGGGCATAATAAATGCCTACACTGGAAAAGAAAACACAGTTTATTATGTACAGATGCTTTCAAATAAGCTGAAAGAGGGAATAGAAATTTTAACAGATATGTTTTTAAATTCTACTTTTTCAGAAGAAAATCTTGAAAAGGAAAAGAATGTTGTCATTGAAGAGATAAGAATGTATGATGACATACCAGAAGAAATAGTTCACGACAGAAATACAGCTCTTGTAATAGAAGGTGTTCAGGGAAATACAGTTTTAGGAACAGAGGAAAGTATAAAAGGAATAACAAGGGAAAAACTTGTAAAATATTTTAAAGATCAATACAGACCAGAGAATATTGTAATTTCAATAGCAGGAAATTTTTCTTTTGAAGATATATCAGAGCTTTTAAATGAAGGGCTTGGAAAAATAGAGAATATACTTCCTGAAAGAAAATATGACGGGGCTATGAAAATAAAAAGTATTGAAAATAAAATAAATAAAGATACAAATCAGGTTCATATTTGTTTCAATACAATGGGATGTTCTCTTACAAGTGATATAAGATATGAAGTTGCAATAATTTCAAATACACTTGCAGGAAATATGAGTTCAAGACTATTTCAGAAAATAAGAGAGGACAGAGGACTTGCTTATTCAGTATTTAGTTATACTTCATCTTTTGAAGAGGGAGGACTTTTTACAGTTTATGCAGGAACAACAAAAAAAGATTATAAAGAAGTTATTGAAATTATAGAAAAAGAGTTTGATGATGTAAGAGAAAACGGAATTACAGAGTATGAACTTCAAAAATCAAAGAATCAGTTTTTAAGTGCTGTGACATTTGGACTTGAGAGCAGTAAGGGAAGAATGAACAGAATGGCAAATTCTTATCTTCTTTACAAAGAAATAAAAGATTTGGATGAAATTCTTGAACAGATAGAAAAAATAACTGTTGAAGACATAAAGAAAGCTGCACAGAATATGTTTGATAAAAAATATTATTCTAAAACAATTTTAGGGAATATATAA
- a CDS encoding ABC transporter substrate-binding protein: protein MMKKFNTLLLGATLLLAACGGEKETAKTADTVKIGCTAPLTGPVAIYGITSSNGSKLAMDEINKNGGILGKQVEFTVLDSKGDPTEAITAYNRLVDQGIVAFIGDAPSKPTLAIAEVAAQDNMPMITPNGTQFNITEAGPNVFRTCFTDPYQGVVLANFAKNNLKAGTVAILVNNSSDYSDGVSKAFIEQAGKLGLKVVAKEGYSDGDKDFRAQLTKILPTNPDVLVVPDYYEQAALITVQAREVGLKSTFIGPDGWDGVSKTLDPSAYGAVENSYFTNHYSLDDQSPKVQEFVKAYKEVYNEEPSSFAALSYDSAYMMKAAIEKAGTTEKQAVIDALKTLSYDGVTGHLTFDEKNNPVKDVTVLKIVNGEYTFDSVVKPE, encoded by the coding sequence ATTATGAAAAAATTTAACACTTTACTACTTGGAGCAACTTTACTTCTTGCAGCATGTGGAGGTGAAAAAGAAACTGCTAAAACTGCTGATACTGTAAAAATTGGTTGTACTGCACCTCTTACTGGGCCTGTTGCTATTTATGGAATCACTTCTTCAAATGGATCTAAACTTGCTATGGACGAAATCAATAAAAATGGTGGTATTCTTGGAAAACAAGTTGAATTTACTGTTCTTGACTCTAAAGGAGATCCTACTGAAGCAATCACTGCTTATAACAGACTTGTAGATCAAGGAATTGTTGCATTCATTGGTGATGCTCCTTCAAAACCTACTCTTGCTATTGCTGAAGTAGCTGCTCAGGATAATATGCCTATGATTACACCAAACGGAACTCAATTCAATATCACTGAAGCAGGACCAAATGTATTCCGTACATGCTTCACTGACCCTTATCAAGGAGTTGTTCTTGCAAACTTTGCTAAAAATAATTTAAAAGCTGGAACTGTTGCTATTCTTGTAAATAACTCTAGTGACTATTCTGATGGTGTTTCTAAAGCATTCATTGAACAAGCTGGAAAACTTGGATTAAAAGTAGTTGCTAAAGAAGGATATTCTGATGGGGATAAAGATTTCAGAGCTCAGCTTACAAAAATTCTTCCAACTAATCCAGATGTTTTAGTTGTTCCTGATTATTATGAACAAGCTGCTCTTATCACAGTTCAAGCAAGAGAAGTTGGTTTAAAATCTACATTCATTGGTCCTGATGGTTGGGACGGTGTTTCTAAAACTCTTGATCCTAGTGCATATGGAGCTGTTGAAAATTCTTACTTCACTAATCACTATTCTCTAGATGATCAGTCTCCTAAAGTTCAAGAATTTGTTAAAGCATATAAAGAAGTTTATAACGAAGAACCTTCTTCATTCGCTGCTCTTTCTTATGACTCTGCATACATGATGAAAGCTGCTATTGAAAAAGCTGGAACTACTGAAAAACAAGCTGTTATTGATGCTTTAAAAACTCTTAGCTATGATGGTGTAACAGGACATCTTACATTTGACGAAAAAAATAACCCTGTAAAAGATGTTACTGTTTTAAAAATTGTAAACGGAGAATATACTTTTGACTCTGTTGTAAAACCTGAATAA
- the dut gene encoding dUTP diphosphatase, which yields MEKVTVKIILDKGVEKPMYMTEGAAGMDVRANITEPVTLGSLERKLIPTGIKMEIPEGYEVQVRPRSGLALKHGISMANTPGTIDSDYRGEIGVIMINLSKDEYTVEPGERIAQLVLGKVYQMNLVEADELSSSERSSGGFGHTGK from the coding sequence ATGGAAAAAGTAACAGTAAAAATAATTTTAGATAAAGGTGTAGAAAAACCTATGTATATGACAGAAGGAGCAGCAGGTATGGATGTAAGAGCAAATATTACTGAACCTGTTACACTTGGAAGTCTTGAAAGAAAATTAATTCCTACAGGAATAAAAATGGAAATTCCTGAAGGGTATGAAGTTCAAGTAAGACCTAGAAGTGGACTTGCTTTAAAGCATGGTATTTCTATGGCAAATACACCTGGAACAATAGACAGTGACTACCGTGGAGAAATTGGAGTTATAATGATAAACTTAAGTAAAGATGAATATACAGTTGAGCCAGGAGAAAGAATTGCTCAGCTGGTTCTTGGAAAAGTATATCAAATGAATTTAGTTGAAGCTGATGAACTTAGCAGCAGTGAAAGATCAAGTGGTGGATTCGGACACACAGGAAAGTAA
- a CDS encoding MetS family NSS transporter small subunit has product MTAGAIIMMLIGCGVVWGGLITTIVIAIKKGNL; this is encoded by the coding sequence ATGACTGCTGGTGCAATAATAATGATGCTTATAGGTTGCGGTGTAGTATGGGGAGGATTAATAACTACTATAGTAATCGCAATTAAAAAAGGAAATCTATAA
- a CDS encoding RluA family pseudouridine synthase, which produces MMKYIIEKEDEGVRLDRYLRKKLKSTPLTEIFKAMRIGKIKVNNKKKKENYRLMEGDKVFIGLEVSEEEIKEEPFIELSLKEKEELKKGIVFENDDLIIFNKKKDVVMHKGSGYEYGISEMFKSYFKDNNFNFVNRIDRKTSGLVIGAKNKISTRVLTEEVRENNIKKKYYVLVHGIINKEKFIIDNYLKKIEDKVVVTSEEDPEGKEAITIFKTLKHGKNITLLEAELITGRTHQLRVQLSHMGNPIIGDTRYGIKDDEKSLYLNSFYCEIPKYNVKVELPISEFFELRLKK; this is translated from the coding sequence ATTATGAAATATATAATAGAAAAAGAAGATGAAGGAGTAAGACTGGACAGATATTTAAGAAAAAAACTTAAATCAACTCCTCTTACAGAAATCTTTAAGGCTATGAGAATAGGAAAGATAAAAGTAAATAATAAGAAGAAAAAAGAAAATTATCGTCTTATGGAAGGAGACAAGGTCTTTATAGGTCTTGAAGTTTCTGAAGAAGAAATAAAAGAAGAACCATTTATAGAACTTTCTCTTAAAGAAAAAGAAGAACTAAAAAAAGGTATAGTTTTTGAAAATGATGATCTTATTATTTTTAATAAGAAAAAAGATGTGGTTATGCATAAGGGAAGTGGCTATGAATATGGAATTTCCGAGATGTTTAAATCATATTTTAAAGATAATAATTTTAACTTTGTAAATAGGATAGACAGAAAAACTTCAGGTCTTGTTATAGGTGCAAAAAATAAAATATCCACAAGAGTTTTAACTGAAGAGGTAAGAGAAAATAATATAAAGAAAAAATATTATGTTCTTGTACATGGAATTATAAATAAAGAAAAATTTATAATAGATAACTATCTTAAAAAAATAGAAGATAAGGTAGTTGTAACTTCAGAAGAAGATCCTGAAGGGAAAGAAGCAATAACTATATTTAAAACTTTAAAACATGGAAAGAATATAACACTTCTTGAAGCAGAACTTATTACAGGAAGAACACACCAGCTGAGAGTACAGCTTTCACATATGGGAAATCCTATAATAGGAGATACAAGATATGGAATAAAAGATGATGAAAAATCATTATATCTTAATTCTTTTTATTGTGAGATACCTAAATATAATGTAAAAGTTGAACTTCCTATCTCAGAATTTTTTGAACTTAGATTAAAAAAATAA
- a CDS encoding helix-turn-helix domain-containing protein, with translation MTFNDSFEYYTIIINFLEKTLGDIAEITLYSFEKSKEGELISKSSNCSFEMGSSIPKTLGKLLEKYAKDEDPDLNFVTNFPGKANDGQLFRVSTFFIKDSKKNLRGVFNIRIDISNMIGAANFLNGLLKAITGGDERNIAKESDEVDELGTIEEYAQYVINQYFNNLKKPIDALNTSEKIEIVKQLNQKGIFHLKGSVGELAKRFHTSEKTIYRYLSTGQ, from the coding sequence ATGACTTTTAATGACAGCTTTGAATATTATACTATAATAATAAACTTCCTTGAAAAGACACTTGGGGATATAGCAGAAATAACTCTTTATAGTTTTGAAAAAAGTAAAGAAGGAGAACTTATTTCTAAATCTTCAAACTGCAGCTTTGAAATGGGAAGTTCTATTCCGAAAACACTTGGAAAGCTTTTGGAAAAATATGCAAAAGATGAAGATCCAGATCTTAATTTTGTAACAAATTTTCCAGGAAAAGCAAATGACGGACAGCTGTTCAGAGTATCTACCTTTTTTATAAAAGACAGTAAAAAAAATCTAAGAGGTGTCTTTAATATAAGAATAGATATTTCAAATATGATAGGAGCAGCGAATTTCCTTAATGGGCTTTTAAAAGCCATAACAGGAGGAGATGAAAGAAATATTGCTAAAGAATCTGATGAAGTTGATGAACTTGGAACTATAGAAGAATATGCACAATATGTTATTAATCAATATTTCAATAATTTGAAAAAGCCAATAGATGCATTGAATACTTCAGAAAAAATAGAAATAGTGAAACAACTTAACCAGAAAGGTATATTTCATCTTAAAGGAAGTGTTGGTGAACTGGCAAAGAGATTCCATACTTCTGAAAAGACAATTTACAGATATTTAAGTACAGGACAGTAA
- a CDS encoding LptF/LptG family permease codes for MKKLDLYMSKNFIKAFLLSLIAFINVFVLSQLFKIFRYVADGRMSSSDGFIYVLNMIPDILLNVTPLAVLLGSLMMINKMAANLEIISLKTSGISFRRIIMFPVIISFFISLVVFFINGNIYPVSEKRMRELRGNTISKVLPKEKRNGFLRDAEKNNIYMMGYINVEKGTADDIELIELNKDFTEIEKVIIAEKGEYNRETNTWELKNVVVNDLKNRKSETHSLYVSEEYKEPPENFVTLSIDPRLLTTKELKKEIKDLRITGGDIRNGMVELGNRYSFPFASFIISFLGLSLGSRYVRGNSAMSIVLCMFLGYGYYIMQASFESLGKNGLMNPFVSGWLPNIIFLGIGMYFVHKAEY; via the coding sequence ATGAAAAAATTAGATTTATATATGAGCAAGAATTTTATAAAAGCATTTTTATTAAGTCTTATAGCTTTTATAAATGTTTTTGTGTTAAGCCAGCTTTTTAAAATTTTTAGATATGTAGCTGATGGAAGAATGTCTTCATCAGATGGTTTTATATATGTGCTTAATATGATTCCAGATATTCTTCTTAATGTGACTCCTCTTGCAGTTCTTCTTGGATCTCTTATGATGATAAATAAAATGGCTGCAAACCTTGAGATAATATCTCTTAAAACTTCAGGGATAAGTTTCAGAAGGATAATAATGTTTCCTGTTATAATATCTTTCTTTATATCTCTTGTAGTGTTTTTTATAAATGGAAATATATATCCAGTTTCTGAAAAAAGAATGAGAGAGCTTAGAGGGAATACAATTTCAAAAGTTCTTCCAAAAGAAAAAAGAAATGGATTTTTAAGAGATGCAGAAAAAAATAATATATATATGATGGGATATATAAATGTGGAAAAAGGAACAGCAGATGATATTGAGCTTATAGAACTTAACAAGGATTTCACAGAGATAGAAAAAGTTATAATTGCAGAAAAAGGAGAATACAACAGAGAAACTAATACATGGGAATTAAAAAATGTTGTTGTAAATGATCTTAAAAACAGGAAGTCAGAAACACATTCTCTTTATGTTTCAGAGGAATATAAAGAGCCTCCTGAAAACTTTGTAACTCTTTCAATAGATCCTAGACTTCTTACAACAAAAGAACTTAAAAAAGAGATAAAAGATTTAAGAATCACAGGAGGAGATATAAGAAATGGAATGGTTGAACTTGGAAACAGATATTCATTTCCTTTTGCAAGTTTTATAATATCTTTTCTTGGGCTTTCTCTTGGAAGCAGATATGTAAGAGGAAATTCTGCAATGAGTATAGTTTTATGTATGTTCTTAGGTTATGGATATTATATAATGCAGGCTTCATTTGAATCTTTAGGTAAAAATGGACTTATGAATCCTTTTGTAAGTGGATGGCTTCCTAATATAATATTTTTGGGAATAGGAATGTATTTTGTACATAAAGCAGAGTATTAA
- a CDS encoding sodium-dependent transporter: protein MAEARELWQSRKGFIYAAVGAAIGLGNLWRFPFQAYKNGGGAFFFPYIVALFTCAVPLMILEYQYGRKIRGGSTKAFRMLGKKYEWVGWLQVMVPIVVMMFYSTIISVSVVFMVWSLLHAFGVVNWMSNPGPIMGMIAGSASGPFDLAAGISKYMLSFVIVVWLGNWIIVKNGISGGIEKCSKVFTPVLMVMMVIFMINSVRLDGSILGLNTLFTPDFSKIANPNIWVAAYAQVFFSTTLAVGVMIAYGSYIPDDWDIVNSSFMTVFSNASFDIIAGITVFSTLGHLVTKMGVGFDSFGSGAGVAFIAFPIAVSTITSNTVLQGLIGFLFFFCLFIAGLSSSISMLESFAASVMDKFNIDRKKLVSIISVVGFIGSACFSTYAGFNYILDIVDAHVGNYIIATSGLLETVLMAKLYGLERIREDANEFSDFKIGKLFNFLLKYVTPIVLGITVISNLISGFTSMTTAKLVFGWGTIAIMLVTATIFYKKPWEKSID from the coding sequence ATGGCTGAAGCAAGAGAATTATGGCAAAGCAGAAAAGGATTTATTTATGCAGCAGTAGGGGCAGCAATAGGACTTGGAAACTTATGGAGATTCCCGTTCCAAGCTTATAAAAACGGAGGAGGAGCATTTTTCTTCCCTTACATAGTAGCTCTATTTACTTGTGCAGTACCATTAATGATATTAGAATATCAATATGGTAGAAAAATTAGAGGAGGATCAACAAAAGCCTTCAGAATGCTTGGAAAGAAGTATGAATGGGTTGGTTGGCTTCAAGTAATGGTACCGATAGTTGTAATGATGTTCTACAGTACAATTATTTCTGTATCTGTTGTATTTATGGTATGGTCTTTATTACATGCTTTTGGTGTAGTAAACTGGATGTCAAATCCTGGTCCTATAATGGGAATGATTGCAGGAAGTGCGTCAGGGCCTTTTGACTTAGCAGCAGGAATCAGTAAGTATATGTTAAGCTTTGTAATCGTTGTATGGCTTGGAAACTGGATAATCGTTAAAAATGGTATATCTGGTGGAATAGAAAAATGTTCTAAAGTTTTCACTCCAGTACTTATGGTTATGATGGTAATATTTATGATTAACTCTGTAAGACTTGATGGTTCAATACTTGGTCTTAATACATTATTTACACCTGATTTCAGCAAAATAGCAAATCCTAATATCTGGGTTGCTGCTTATGCACAAGTATTCTTCTCTACAACTCTTGCAGTTGGAGTTATGATAGCTTATGGATCTTATATTCCTGATGATTGGGATATAGTAAACAGTTCATTTATGACAGTATTCTCAAATGCGTCATTTGACATAATTGCTGGTATAACAGTATTCTCTACACTTGGACACCTTGTTACAAAAATGGGTGTTGGATTTGACTCTTTCGGAAGCGGTGCAGGAGTTGCCTTCATAGCTTTCCCAATAGCAGTATCAACAATAACTTCTAATACAGTATTACAAGGATTAATAGGATTCCTATTCTTCTTCTGTCTATTTATAGCAGGTCTTTCTTCAAGTATTTCAATGCTTGAATCATTTGCAGCATCTGTTATGGATAAATTTAACATAGACAGAAAGAAACTAGTATCAATCATATCTGTAGTTGGATTTATAGGAAGTGCTTGCTTCTCAACTTATGCAGGATTTAACTATATTCTTGATATAGTTGATGCCCATGTAGGAAACTATATTATAGCAACTTCAGGACTTCTTGAAACAGTGCTTATGGCTAAACTTTATGGACTTGAAAGAATAAGAGAAGATGCGAACGAATTCTCTGATTTCAAAATTGGAAAATTATTTAACTTCTTATTAAAATATGTAACTCCTATCGTTCTTGGAATTACAGTTATATCAAACTTAATAAGCGGATTTACAAGCATGACTACTGCAAAACTTGTATTTGGTTGGGGAACAATTGCAATAATGCTTGTGACAGCAACTATTTTCTACAAAAAACCATGGGAAAAATCTATTGATTAA